The Fragaria vesca subsp. vesca linkage group LG2, FraVesHawaii_1.0, whole genome shotgun sequence genome includes a window with the following:
- the LOC101299914 gene encoding squalene synthase-like, whose translation MGSFGAMLKHPDDIYPLLKLKMAARNLEKQIPPQPHWAFCYTMLHKVSRSFALVIQQLGPELRNAVCIFYLVLRALDTVEDDTAVETDVKLPILIAFHRHIYDPKWHFACGTKEYKVLMDEFHHVATAFLELGKGYQEAIEDITKRMGAGMAKFICKEVETVEDYDEYCHYVAGLVGLGLSKLFHAAELEDLATDEHSNSMGLFLQKTNIIRDYLEDINEIPKSRMFWPRQIWSKYVNKLEDLKYEENSDKAVQCLNDMVTNSLLHIEDCLKYMSDLRDPAIFKFCAIPQVMAIGTLALCYNNIEVFRGVVKMRRGLTAKIIDKTRTMADVYAAFYDFSSIIKSKVDKKDPNATKTLSRLESVQKTCRESGALTNSRKSYIIKSEQSFNSALIMVMIIILAIIYAYVSASPRF comes from the exons ATGGGTAGCTTTGGGGCGATGCTGAAACACCCAGATGACATATACCCTCTTTTGAAGTTGAAAATGGCGGCGAGGAATCTGGAGAAGCAGATCCCTCCGCAGCCTCATTGGGCTTTCTGCTACACCATGCTTCACAAAGTCTCTCGCAGCTTCGCTCTCGTTATTCAGCAGCTCGGCCCTGAGCTCCGCAATGCT GTTTGTATTTTTTATCTGGTTCTTCGAGCTCTAGACACTGTTG AGGATGATACAGCGGTAGAGACAGATGTCAAACTTCCTATCCTGATTGCTTTCCATCGTCACATATATGATCCCAAGTGGCATTTTGCAT GTGGTACGAAGGAGTACAAAGTTCTCATGGACGAGTTTCATCATGTTGCAACTGCTTTTCTGGAACTTGGGAAGGG TTATCAGGAGGCAATTGAGGATATTACCAAAAGAATGGGGGCAGGGATGGCCAAGTTTATCTGCAAGGAG GTAGAAACAGTTGAGGACTATGATGAGTACTGCCACTATGTGGCAGGACTTGTTGGTTTAGGTTTGTCCAAGCTTTTCCATGCTGCTGAGTTGGAAGATTTGGCTACAGATGAACACTCAAATTCAATGGGCTTATTTCTTCAG AAAACAAACATTATTCGAGATTATCTGGAGGATATTAATGAAATACCCAAGTCACGCATGTTTTGGCCGCGCCAGATCTGGAGTAAATATGTTAACAAACTCGAG GACTTGAAATATGAAGAAAACTCAGACAAGGCAGTGCAGTGTTTGAATGACATGGTCACTAATTCTTTGCTACATATAGAAGACTGCTTGAAGTACATGTCTGATTTGAGAGATCCTGCTATATTTAAGTTTTGCGCTATCCCTCAG GTCATGGCAATTGGCACACTAGCACTATGCTACAACAACATTGAGGTCTTCAGAGGTGTGGTGAAAATGAGGCGTG GTCTTACAGCAAAAATCATTGATAAAACAAGAACGATGGCTGACGTCTATGCCGCTTTCTATGATTTTTCATCCATTATAAAGTCCAAG GTTGACAAGAAGGATCCCAATGCAACAAAAACATTGAGCAGGCTGGAATCAGTGCAGAAAACATGCAGGGAGTCTGGAGCACTAACCAACAG CAGGAAATCATATATAATCAAGAGTGAGCAGAGTTTCAATTCAGCTCTG ATTATGGTGATGATTATCATATTGGCCATCATTTACGCTTATGTCTCTGCCAGCCCAAGATTCTAA
- the LOC101303484 gene encoding cysteine-rich repeat secretory protein 38-like yields MLCYKTIPLGFLVFCFFIHSSFGASSLNHFCFSHENYTADSPYDAHLTRLFTLLQTKVPPTGFGLASTGQGLKKANGLALCRGDVSSEDCTTCVVDASKDIREFCPNSKGAIIWYDHCLLKYSNVDFFGKIDNKNKFYMWNVQEVQNPTLFNKSVKDLLSGLAVEASEAAAAPKFYATGELQLDTFTTLYGLATCTRDLSAADCKKCLDGAVSELPNCCSAKRGGRVVGGSCNVGFELYPIVGT; encoded by the coding sequence ATGTTGTGCTACAAAACAATCCCTCTAGGTTTCCTAGTCTTCTGTTTTTTCATCCATTCATCCTTTGGGGCTTCCTCACTCAACCATTTCTGTTTCAGCCATGAAAACTACACTGCCGATAGCCCATATGATGCGCACTTGACTCGGTTATTCACCCTTCTACAGACCAAAGTTCCTCCTACCGGATTTGGCCTTGCTTCGACCGGTCAAGGCCTAAAGAAAGCAAATGGCCTAGCACTTTGCCGAGGCGATGTCTCGAGTGAAGATTGCACTACTTGTGTGGTTGATGCAAGCAAAGATATTAGAGAGTTCTGCCCGAACAGCAAAGGAGCCATAATATGGTACGACCACTGCCTCTTAAAGTATTCAAATGTGGACTTCTTTGGGAAAATTGATAACAAAAACAAGTTCTACATGTGGAACGTTCAAGAAGTACAGAATCCCACATTATTCAATAAGAGCGTTAAGGACTTGTTGAGTGGATTAGCTGTTGAGGCTTCTGAGGCTGCTGCTGCTCCGAAGTTTTATGCAACCGGTGAGCTGCAACTTGATACATTCACAACACTATATGGTCTGGCTACATGCACTAGGGACCTCTCGGCCGCAGATTGTAAGAAGTGTCTTGATGGTGCAGTAAGTGAATTGCCAAACTGCTGCAGTGCAAAGCGAGGTGGGCGTGTTGTAGGTGGGAGTTGCAATGTCGGATTTGAACTTTACCCCATTGTTGGGACATAG
- the LOC101300773 gene encoding uncharacterized protein LOC101300773: MEAIRKQASRLREQVARQQQAVLKQFGAGGYGGSDNLVTDEAELVQHQKLEKLYISTRAGKHYQRDIVRGVEGYIVTGSKQVEIGTKLSEDSRKYGAENTCTSGSTLSRASLSYGRARAQMEKERGTLLKSLGTQVAEPLRAMVMGAPLEDARHLAQRYDRMRQEAEAQAIEVSRRQAKVRETPGNSENVMKLEASEAKLQDLKANMGILGKEAAAAMAAVEAQQQRLTLQRLIAMVEAERTYHQRILQILDQLEGEMVSERQRIEAPPSPTVDNSMPPPPPYEEVNGIYASESHNGMSDSMSYFLGEAMFTYQAVSDVELSLSIGDYVVVRKVTNNGWAEGECKGKAGWFPFGYIERRERVLASKVAEVF; this comes from the exons ATGGAAGCTATCAGAAAGCAAGCCTCCAGGCTCCGCGAACAGGTCGCTAGGCAACAACAG GCTGTCCTCAAGCAGTTTGGGGCGGGAGGATATGGAGGTTCAGATAATTTAGTTACTGATGAGGCAGAACTAGTTCAGCATCAGAAACTTGAGAAGCTTTACATATCAACACGTGCTGGAAAG CATTATCAAAGGGATATTGTTCGTGGTGTAGAGGGATATATTGTCACCGGATCCAAACAGGTTGAAATTG GAACAAAGTTGTCTGAAGATAGCAGGAAATATGGGGCAGAAAATACCTGTACTAGTGGTAGTACGTTATCAAGAGCTTCATTGAGCTATGGACGTGCTCGTGCTCAAATGGAGAAGGAGCGGGGGACTCTGTTGAAATCTCTTGGCACACAG GTGGCAGAGCCATTAAGAGCAATGGTAATGGGCGCTCCATTGGAAGATGCTCGGCATCTTGCTCAACGATACGACAGAATGCGACAAGAAGCTGAAGCTCAG GCTATTGAAGTTTCCAGACGCCAAGCAAAAGTGAGGGAAACACCGGGCAATTCTGAGAATGTTATGAAACTAGAAGCATCAGAAGCAAAGTTGCAAGATCTGAAGGCAAATATGGGAATATTAGGGAAGGAAGCAGCTGCAGCAATGGCAGCAGTTGAGGCTCAACAACAGAGATTGACTCTCCAAAGACTCATTGCCATG GTCGAGGCTGAGCGTACTTATCATCAGAGGATCCTTCAGATACTAGATCAACTTGAAGGAGAG ATGGTATCAGAACGACAACGTATTGAAGCGCCTCCTAGCCCCACTGTTGACAACAGCATGCCTCCACCCCCACCTTATGAGGAAGTAAATGGTATATATGCATCTGAATCACATAATGGAATGTCAGACAGCATGAGTTACTTCTTGGGCGAG GCTATGTTTACATATCAAGCTGTTTCTGATGTGGAGCTTAGTTTGTCAATTGGTGACTACGTTGTTGTGCGAAAG GTAACCAACAATGGTTGGGCAGAAGGGGAATGCAAAGGCAAAGCAGGTTGGTTCCCATTTGGATATATTGAAAGACGGGAACGAGTTCTTGCAAGCAAGGTGGCTGAAGTGTTCTAA
- the LOC101314041 gene encoding uncharacterized protein LOC101314041, producing the protein MGSKFAQALLAMLLIASMVAFSTASKDWQQRNYTGWGFNHGPYHLNKTEGPNKIVVGGSENWHYGFNYADWSLKNASFYVQDTLVFKYDPPTNSTGPHSVYLLPNLWSYIHCDLSQAKMVAGPTQGGGNGFEFVLKSWQPYYFACGEHGGAHCKDGMMRFFVFPKLRGWHY; encoded by the exons ATGGGTTCCAAGTTTGCACAAGCACTTCTTGCAATGCTGCTAATTGCTTCGATGGTGGCATTTAGCACAGCCAGCAAGGACTGGCAGCAGCGGAACTACACTGGCTGGGGTTTCAACCATGGTCCATATCACCTCAACAAGACTGAAGGACCCAACAAGATCGTTGTCGGTGGCTCGGAAAACTGGCATTATGGTTTTAACTATGCAGATTGGTCTCTGAAAAACGCCTCATTTTACGTCCAGGACACTCTAG TTTTCAAGTATGATCCACCAACCAACTCCACAGGTCCTCACAGCGTGTACTTGCTACCAAACCTCTGGAGCTACATACACTGCGACTTAAGCCAGGCCAAGATGGTGGCAGGTCCGACACAAGGAGGCGGTAACGGCTTTGAGTTTGTGCTCAAGAGCTGGCAGCCTTACTACTTCGCCTGCGGCGAGCATGGCGGTGCTCATTGTAAAGACGGAATGATGAGGTTCTTCGTCTTCCCAAAGCTTCGTGGCTGGCATTATTAA
- the LOC101298761 gene encoding uncharacterized protein LOC101298761 yields MCRKPYLQIRCNVQPMLVTMQIVKDSHLELLQKTPFGPLLEAFRNGTISKSHCKDSHTPILNLIQIFNPETTSFHFGSRDVAISSKDISQILGLPQHGEAVLFRPPGPNRSYKSDFTWRYFLREKKPRSRKLIHSLLINLLNGNERTDIEDVVRLTLMELFTTFLFAHSEISWDLMKYCEDFENLSRYSWAEAVGEFLNKSLKVQSKSEISGCGLLIPFWLCEKTNIIQPISGREVVEGHVPTLIKWSLPELNTKMKQIAICAIQPFFKEQDGVKAGINGENEIQEHKEGEVDQDELKKVENKERESSKQLREEVQERRKLQHNDEQSDVKNNLDERDGKMEINTADQLNFQSPSVAILPSPRDEIEVFQIGHEMRSPPKGTAVTFRKQQLDPDYVCDVVPNNKKAKIQHALSDPTRAVPSRSIQVPAGKKDEPIVIIEDSSASEEEESPRKRKCSRKESFRLERYEVFKLMDDEHQQKLKAFWNMAGTRGLFWSGKNASVTRQDVEKLIKDTAVASNLIDAFMELLEQQSSVKESTYISTLYWNYVSIQDARKQSKRGKIDQVRDEARDKMGLNQLVFDPLLRSMAKIDYVFFPIISKFHYSLLILNKSEKKWTHYNPLRKRSGLHIDPCYEVAKQMHLMIQKWLHTTQKEAPTMLLEGTKRKMTSRNPESWAIVSLTEDEKRSLTWMVDHNIDFKLENDLKCPQQDFKSLDCGIFIMYYMNQLSQGLRVEEEISRCRMWEFRKHLIECFADHESSWTQSSTT; encoded by the exons ATGTGCAGAAAGCCATATCTTCAAATCCGTTGCAATGTGCAGCCAATGTTGGTAACAATGCAGATAGTTAAGGACAGCCACTTGGAGTTGCTCCAGAAAACTCCATTTGGGCCATTGTTAGAAGCATTTCGTAATGGCACGATTTCCAAATCACATTGTAAAGATTCTCATACTCCCATACTAAATTTGATCCAAATTTTTAATCCAGAGACCACAAGTTTTCATTTTGGTTCTAGAGATGTTGCTATAAGTTCCAAAGACATTTCTCAGATTCTTGGACTGCCTCAACATGGTGAAGCGGTTCTATTCAGGCCTCCGGGTCCAAATAGATCATACAAATCGGACTTCACTTGGAGATATTTCTTGAGAGAAAAGAAGCCACGGAGCCGCAAATTGATACACAGTCTACTGATAAATTTATTGAATGGGAATGAACGAACAGATATAGAAGATGTAGTACGTCTTACCCTCATGGAGTTATTCACTACATTCCTGTTTGCTCATTCAGAAATTTCCTGGGATCTAATGAAATATTGTGAGGACTTTGAAAACCTTTCAAGATATTCATGGGCAGAAGCAGTGGGAGAGTTCTTAAATAAATCTTTGAAAGTCCAGAGCAAATCTGAAATTTCTGGATGTGGGCTTCTTATACCA TTTTGGTTGTGTGAGAAAACAAATATTATCCAACCAATCAGTGGGAGGGAAGTAGTTGAGGGACATGTACCAACCCTAATCAAATGGAGCCTTCCAGAGCTTAACACCAAAATGAAACAAATAGCTATCTGTGCTATTCAG CCTTTCTTCAAGGAGCAAGATGGCGTTAAAGCCGGAATAAATGGTGAAAATGAAATACAAGAGCACAAGGAAGGAGAAGTCGATCAAGATGAG CTAAAGAAGGTAGAGAATAAGGAAAGAGAATCAAGCAAACAATTACGAGAAGAGGTACAGGAAAGAAGAAAGCTCCAACACAACGATGAACAATCTGATGTGAAGAACAACTTGGACGAAAGGGATGGAAAGATGGAGATCAATACAGCTGATCAGCTGAACTTTCAAAGTCCCTCTGTTGCAATTCTACCGAGTCCAAGGGATGAAATTGAGGTATTTCAAATTGGCCATGAAATGAGGTCTCCACCAAAAGGAACTGCAGTAACCTTTAGAAAACAGCAACTGGATCCCGATTATGTGTGTGATGTAGTGCCTAACAATAAAAAAGCAAAAATACAACATGCTCTATCTGATCCAACTCGTGCAGTACCTTCAAGGTCAATTCAGGTTCCTGCTGGCAAGAAAGATGAACCTATTGTAATAATTGAGGACAGTTCTGCTTCAGAAGAAGAGGAGAGCCCAAGGAAAAGGAAATGCTCTAGGAAAGAATCCTTCCGTCTTGAAAGATATGAGGTATTCAAATTAATGGATGATGAACATCAGCAAAAGTTGAAAGCATTCTGGAATATGGCTGGTACTAG GGGACTATTTTGGAGCGGGAAAAATGCAAGTGTCACACGTCAAGATGTGGAAAAGTTAATAAAAGATACTGCAGTTGCTAGCAAT CTCATTGATGCATTTATGGAGCTATTGGAACAACAGAGTAGTGTAAAAGAATCAACATACATATCAACTTTGTACTGG AATTATGTATCAATACAAGATGCACGAAAGCAAAGCAAGAGAGGAAAGATAGATCAAGTGCGAGATGAGGCTCGTGACAAAATGGGATTGAACCAGTTAGTTTTTGATCCGCTATTGAGGAGTATGGCAAAAATCGACTATGTATTCTTCCCAATAATATCAAAGTTCCACTACTCTCTCCTCATCTTAAACAAAAGTGAGAAGAAATGGACACATTACAATCCTTTGAGGAAGAGGTCAGGACTTCATATTGATCCATGCTATGAGGTCGCTAAGCAAATG CATCTAATGATACAGAAATGGTTGCATACAACCCAAAAAGAAGCTCCAACAATGCTGCTGGAAGGAACAAAAAGGAAGATGACAAGCAGAAATCCAGAAAGCTGGGCAATTGTGTCACTAACTGAAGATGAAAAAAGATCGCTAACTTGGATGGTGGATCACAATATTGACTTCAAACTAGAGAATGATCTCAAGTGTCCACAACAGGATTTTAAATC ATTGGATTGTGGCATATTTATTATGTACTACATGAATCAACTTTCCCAAGGTCTTCGAGTTGAAGAAGAGATCAGTCGGTGCAGAATGTGGGAATTCCGAAAACATCTGATTGAGTGTTTTGCGGATCATGAAAGCAGCTGGACACAGAGCTCAACCACATGA